From the Longimicrobium sp. genome, the window CGCGGGCCCGGAAAGCCGCCGATGACGAAGACCCTCATCTTCCCCGCCCTTCTTGCCCTGTCCGCCCTCGCCGCCAGGCCGCTGTCCGCGCAGGGTACCGCCGTGGACGCGGGCACCTTCCGCGTGTCGGTGGAGGGGCGCGAGGTGGGCACCGAGACCTTTTCCATCACCCAGTCGGGGAGCGGCGGAGCGGCGGTCACGCTGGCCACGGGCACGGTGGACCTGCGCCTGAACAGCGGCGCGCTGCGCCTGGCGCCGCGGCTGCGCGGGCAGGGCGTGGCCATGAACCCCGCGCAGTACCAGGTGGACGTGAGCGGCGACTCGCCCCAGCGGATCGTGGGGAACATCGGCTCGGGGCGGGTGAGCGCGCGCATCGTGACCGCCGCGGGCGAGCAGCTGCGCGAGTACGTGGCCACCGCCGGCGCCGTGGTGCTCGACGACGCGGTGGCGCACCACTACTACTTCCTCGCGCAGCGCCTGCACTCGGGCACCGTGCCCGTCATCATCCCCCGCGAGAGCCGGCAGATGATCGCCGCCGTGACCGACCGCGGCGAAGAGACGGTGCAGGTGGCCGGCGGAAGCGCGCGCCTCTTCCACCTGGTCGTCCAGCCCCGCGGCGGCCCCCAGGCCGACGTGTGGGTCGACGCGCTGAACCGCGTGATCCGCGTGGACATCCCCGCGCGCCAGTACTCGGCGGTGCGCACCGAGCTGCCGCGCTGATTTAAGGCACCAAAAGGCGCTGCGGGCGCCGGCGGGGCCCACGCGCCCCGCCGGCGCCCGCCCGTTCCGGCAGGGGAGCCGGGTTTCGCCGCCGTTCACCCTTCTCCTTTCCCGCCGTGCGTTTACAGCGCGGCCCGGCATGGTTACATTTCCATCCTCCCAGGAGCGGAACACCTCGTTCCCGCTCTCAGCCAAGTGTCCCGAAGAGAGCCCACCACGCGTTCGCGCTCCCGCGTTCGCGGCTCGCGGCGCTTCACCCCGGCGCCGCGCGGCCGCGGCCCGGCAGCCGGAGCTCTCTGAAACTTTCAGCGGGCGGTCCCGTACCACGGCCTCGACGGTACGAGGCCCGCCCCCGTCCCGCGCACCCGACGAACTTCCGACCATGACCAGCATGAACCCCCGCAGCGCGGCCGCGTCGGCCGCCCTTGCCCTGGCCCTTGCCGTGGCCCCCGCCGCGGCGCAGCAGACCACGCCCCGCGCGCAGCCCACGCCGCCGCCCCCGCCCCCCGTGCAGGCGCAGCCCGCGGGCCCGCCGCTCAGCATGGAGCAGGCGGTGGCCAGCGCGCAGGAGAACAACCCCGACCTGCTGCAGCAGAAGAACGACACCCGGAGCGCCCGCGCCGCCGTGCGCGAGAGCCGGCTGGACTTCCTTCCCTCGGCCAGCGTGTCGGGCGGGCTGGGCTACACCGCCCCGGGCGAGCAGCGCGTGGGGTCGGTGCAGCTGCGCCAGACCTCGCCGGCGTACTACTCGTCGTTCTACTCGCTGGACCTGAACTACTCGCTCTCGGGCGCCAAGCTCATGCAGCCGCGGGTGGCCCGCGCGCAGGAGCGCGCCACGCAGCAGCGGGTGACCGGCTACGAGGCCAACCTGGTGAGCACCGTGCGCCAGAACTACCTGGCCACCCTGCAGGCGTGGGAGCAGGCGCAGCAGGCCGAGCGCGAGCTGGGACGCACCCAGGAGCACGAGCGGCTGGCCCGCGCGCGGCTGGACGTGGGCGCCGGCACCCCGCTGGACCTGCGCCGCGCCGAGGTGCAGCGCGGGCAGGCCGAGGTGGCGCTGGTGCAGCGCCGCAACGACTACCAGACCGCGCTCCTGCGCCTGGGCCAGGTGATGGGGCGCGAGCTTCCCGCCGACACCCGGCTGTCCAGCACCTTCGGCCTCTTCGAGCCCAGGTGGACGGTGGACGAGCTGGAGGCGATGGCGCTGGCGGGGAACCCCAACCTGCTGTCGGCGCGCGCCACCGCGCAGGCCGCGCGCACCGGCGTCCGCGCCGCGCGCACCCAGTACCTGCCCTCGCTCAGCATGAGCGTGGGGTACCGCGGCTCGGTGTACTCTGCCAGCGACCTCAGCTCGTTCTACGAGCAGGAGCTCAGCATCAAGCAGGGGCAGTTCGAGTCGTGCAACTACAACAACCAGCTGGGCGCGCTGATCGGCGCGGGGCAGCTGGACTGCAGCAAGTACGACGTCAGCAACCCGGCGGTGGCCAACGCCGTGCGCAGCGGCGTGCGCGCGCAGAACCCCACCTTCCCCTTCGGCTTCAAGACGCAGCCGCTGCAGGCCTCGCTGGCGCTGTCGCTGCCGCTGTTCAACGGCTACCAGCGCGAGCGGCAGGTGGAAGAGGCGCGGGTGCAGGCCGAGGACGCCGACCTGGCCGTGCGCTCCACCGAGCTGCGGCTGCGCGCCGACCTGGGCGCCGCGCTGCTGGCCACGCAGACCGCCTTCCGCACCGCGCAGCTGCAGGACCAGGTGGTCGACCGCGCCACCGAGGAGCTGCGCCTGGCGCAGGAGCGCTTCCGCTTCGGCGTGGCCAGCTCGGTGGAGGTCACCGACGCGCAGACCTCGCTGTCGCAGGCCGAGCAGGCGCGCATCGACGCCGTGTACAACTACCACAAGTCGCTGGCCGCCCTCGAGGCCCTGGTGGGCCGCCCGCTGCGCCAGCCCGGATCCTGAAGCCGGTGACCAAGATGAAGAAGATCCTCATCGCCGTGGGCGTGGTGGTGGCCGTGGGCGGGCTGGGGGCCGTGGCGGTGAACGGGCGGGGGAAGAGCGCGGGGCGCGAGGTGCGCTCCGAGACGGTGGCGCGCCGCGACCTGGTGGCCACCGTCACCGCCAGCGGAAAGATCCAGC encodes:
- a CDS encoding TolC family protein translates to MTSMNPRSAAASAALALALAVAPAAAQQTTPRAQPTPPPPPPVQAQPAGPPLSMEQAVASAQENNPDLLQQKNDTRSARAAVRESRLDFLPSASVSGGLGYTAPGEQRVGSVQLRQTSPAYYSSFYSLDLNYSLSGAKLMQPRVARAQERATQQRVTGYEANLVSTVRQNYLATLQAWEQAQQAERELGRTQEHERLARARLDVGAGTPLDLRRAEVQRGQAEVALVQRRNDYQTALLRLGQVMGRELPADTRLSSTFGLFEPRWTVDELEAMALAGNPNLLSARATAQAARTGVRAARTQYLPSLSMSVGYRGSVYSASDLSSFYEQELSIKQGQFESCNYNNQLGALIGAGQLDCSKYDVSNPAVANAVRSGVRAQNPTFPFGFKTQPLQASLALSLPLFNGYQRERQVEEARVQAEDADLAVRSTELRLRADLGAALLATQTAFRTAQLQDQVVDRATEELRLAQERFRFGVASSVEVTDAQTSLSQAEQARIDAVYNYHKSLAALEALVGRPLRQPGS